The Peribacillus simplex genome contains the following window.
ATCGGGGCAATATTCGCGGTGGCTTCCACATTGATATCTAGCTATTTGGCAGTACTGGTGGTAACTAGCTTCATCTTTCTTGCATTTGACTTACTTCGTCCGGCATTGACGACATTTTTATCAAAAGCCGCCGGGAAAGAGCAAGGGTTTGTTGCTGGAATGAACTCAACCTATACGAGCTTAGGGAATATCTTCGGACCAGCAATGGGAGGAATACTATTTGACGTAAACATCCACTATCCTTATCTTTTTGCTGCTGTCATTATGGTCATTGGCCTAGGTATTACAGTCATTTGGAAAGAAAACCGATTAGCAGATAGTTTAGCTTAATAACGAGGCGCCATTTGAATAATAAAGGCCAAGATTGCCTTAATATGATTTTTCAAAGTACATTTCGAGCTGGAAACTCTTAAACTTGTATTATACTTTGCCTTTAAACAAAGATCCCCTGTCCATTTTGGGCAAGGGGTTTTTATGCGTCAAGGGGTTAGAAGCTTTTACTCGATGCGGACTTTTAGGCCCTTATATCATGATATTCATGAGCCGTTGCGCTAGGGATATCGGTTTTTTTATTGAAAGTGTCTTAGCCTGGGTTATATGTCAAAATGTTTACGGTAGCACAGTTCCAAACGCTTATTGCATTGGCTGAAGCTCGTCTATTATTTTTTCCCTGAGTGCTCATCGTTTCACGGGTGCAGCACTTGTACCTTATCGCCAATTTCAATAGACAGCAAATCCTCACCTACTACAACTGTTCCTTCATATGTTTCTTTTGTTCTTCCGGGCAAATTAGCTTTTTCTTCTGTTAATCCACCTAATAATACAATATGTGAATACACAGTAAGCTTTGGTTGTATTTGGCTAAAGACTTTACCTGCTTCCTCGGGTGTAGTGTGAAGGTCAAGAATATTGGATATTGATTCTGATTCATTATCAGGTCTTGCGGCTGCAACCTCATGAATGACTACGTCAGCACCTTTAGCAAATTGAATTAGATTTTCATTATAACGGGTGTCACCTGAGATAACTACTGAATGTCCTTTGTAATTAACCCGATAACCAAAAGCAGGATCAATTGATTTATGGTCAACCTTGAAAGCTATTACCTCTATTCCCTTTTGTTGATACACAACGCCTTCCTTGATATCATGTGCTATAATACTTGCTCCTTCAACGTTTCCATTTCCATAGTCTTCCCTTGCATCCAAATCGGCTTTATAAGCTTTATTCATATGTAACATCATTTTCTTTGTTCCCTTAGGTCCCCAAATGTTAAAGGCTAGCTCTCTTTTCCCACCTGTTGGCAAAGAACCTGTAAGCCATATGTCTGGGATGCCAATCGTATGATCCGAATGCAAGTGTGAAAGGAATAACTTGTCAATACTGCCTGGTAACATATTCGCTTTATATAATTGCAAAGCAGTTCCACGTCCTGCATCAAAGAGGAGCTTTTCATTACCAACTTCCACAAGGGTAGCGGGACCGGACCGGGATGTACTTAAAATAGGAGAACCTGTTCCTAATAGAGTTACTTTAAAATCCGATTGCATTCCAGCAGATTGGCCAAAAGAAGGAAGTAATAATGGTAATGATAGTATGATTGAAACTACCAACAAAAAACTAATAGAGGTATTCCTTATTCTTTTCTTCATAGCAAAATCCTCCTTAAATTATTTGACTTTACTCTGGGGAATCTGTCCCAGCCTCCTTCCGAGTGTTTGTTTTGAATAGAAAATAATGTTTCGGAATTATTTTCCACAAATCAACACTACAGTATTTTCAATATTCAATCAACTACACCAAAAGCAATTTAGGATTTACAATTTGAATGCTGTTTCAACCTTTCATCAAGAACAACAAGATAGCGGAAGATTTTTAATTA
Protein-coding sequences here:
- a CDS encoding MBL fold metallo-hydrolase, with the translated sequence MKKRIRNTSISFLLVVSIILSLPLLLPSFGQSAGMQSDFKVTLLGTGSPILSTSRSGPATLVEVGNEKLLFDAGRGTALQLYKANMLPGSIDKLFLSHLHSDHTIGIPDIWLTGSLPTGGKRELAFNIWGPKGTKKMMLHMNKAYKADLDAREDYGNGNVEGASIIAHDIKEGVVYQQKGIEVIAFKVDHKSIDPAFGYRVNYKGHSVVISGDTRYNENLIQFAKGADVVIHEVAAARPDNESESISNILDLHTTPEEAGKVFSQIQPKLTVYSHIVLLGGLTEEKANLPGRTKETYEGTVVVGEDLLSIEIGDKVQVLHP